The following coding sequences are from one Pseudonocardia sp. EC080619-01 window:
- a CDS encoding SDR family NAD(P)-dependent oxidoreductase, protein MTGALQGRVAVVTGAGKGLGRAVAERFGAEGATVVVSDIDGDAAERVAAGIPGASHRPCDVRDEQQVQDLVAATVDRHGGLHVLVPNAGVGKAEALLQMDLAAWRAVTSVNLDGVFLSIRYGAPAIIASGGGTIVTLASVTATTGSALVGHYAAAKAGVVNLTRTAATELGPHGVRVNALLPGFVDTDLVTSAAPDFEAALGLPPRRVRRPHRAEAGALRHAR, encoded by the coding sequence ATGACCGGAGCGCTGCAGGGCCGGGTCGCGGTCGTGACCGGCGCCGGGAAGGGGCTCGGCCGGGCCGTGGCCGAGCGGTTCGGAGCCGAGGGCGCGACCGTCGTGGTCTCCGACATCGACGGGGACGCCGCGGAGAGGGTGGCCGCCGGGATCCCGGGGGCCTCGCACCGGCCGTGCGACGTCCGTGACGAGCAGCAGGTCCAGGACCTGGTCGCCGCGACCGTGGACCGGCACGGCGGGCTGCACGTGCTGGTGCCCAACGCCGGCGTCGGGAAGGCCGAGGCACTGCTGCAGATGGATCTGGCGGCCTGGCGCGCGGTCACGTCGGTGAACCTCGACGGTGTGTTCCTGTCGATCCGCTACGGCGCCCCCGCGATCATCGCCTCGGGCGGGGGCACGATCGTCACCCTCGCCTCGGTCACCGCGACGACCGGGTCCGCCCTGGTCGGGCACTACGCCGCGGCGAAGGCAGGGGTGGTCAACCTGACCAGGACCGCGGCCACCGAGCTGGGGCCGCACGGTGTGCGCGTCAATGCGTTGCTCCCCGGCTTCGTCGACACCGATCTCGTCACGTCGGCCGCCCCCGACTTCGAGGCGGCGCTCGGTCTGCCCCCCCGGCGGGTTCGACGGCCTCATCGAGCAGAAGCAGGGGCGCTACGGCACGCCCGGTGA
- a CDS encoding acyl-CoA dehydrogenase, with translation MPHARDLILSRQDLHFLLHDWLDVEALTTRPRFADHSRETVDAVLDLAAEIATEKFAPHNRRNDVEEPVFVGTDGVGRVELHDEVAPALRAAAEAGLLSATMDEAAGGLQLPHVVGVAVQAWFHAANVGTWAYAMLSVANANLLLALADPALVERYVPPMLEGRMHGTMCLSEPQAGSSLADITTRAELAPDGTYRVTGTKMWISGGDHELGENIVHLVLAKVPGGPAGVRGISLFLVPKILPDGRRNDVALAGVNHKMGYRGTVNTLLAFGESGGAVGHLVGAEGQGLAAMFLMMNEARVGVGAGAAALACTGYLKSLDYARSRPQGRPAGEKDPSSPMVPIVRHADVRRMLLAQKSYAEGALALVLYCGLLVDEERTGPDPEEAHLLLETLTPIAKSWPSQWGLEANALAIQVQGGYGYSREYDVEQHYRDNRLNAIHEGTHGIQAADLLGRKVVMAGGAGFAALRARIADTIGRAGADPATSAMSEQMQGALDRLVEVTAILHAHPDAEERLANASVYLEAAGHVVVAWLWLDQVLAAAGRDDDLARGKRAAARYFFRFELPRVMPQLDLLASLDRTTLDTDPAWL, from the coding sequence ATGCCGCACGCCCGCGACCTGATCCTGTCCCGGCAGGATCTCCACTTCCTCCTCCACGACTGGCTCGACGTCGAGGCGCTCACGACCCGTCCGCGGTTCGCCGACCACTCGCGGGAGACCGTCGACGCGGTGCTCGACCTGGCGGCGGAGATCGCCACCGAGAAGTTCGCCCCGCACAACCGGCGCAACGACGTCGAGGAGCCGGTGTTCGTCGGCACCGACGGTGTCGGCCGGGTGGAGCTGCACGACGAGGTCGCCCCCGCCCTCCGCGCGGCCGCGGAGGCCGGGTTGCTGTCCGCGACCATGGACGAGGCGGCGGGCGGGCTGCAGCTGCCGCACGTCGTCGGCGTGGCGGTGCAGGCGTGGTTCCACGCCGCCAACGTCGGAACCTGGGCCTACGCGATGCTGAGCGTCGCGAACGCGAACCTGCTGCTCGCCCTCGCGGACCCGGCCCTGGTCGAGCGGTACGTCCCGCCGATGCTGGAGGGCCGGATGCACGGCACCATGTGCCTGTCCGAGCCGCAGGCGGGGTCCTCGCTCGCGGACATCACCACCCGGGCCGAGCTCGCGCCGGACGGGACCTACCGGGTCACGGGCACCAAGATGTGGATCTCGGGCGGGGACCACGAGCTCGGCGAGAACATCGTCCACCTCGTGCTGGCGAAGGTCCCGGGCGGACCGGCCGGGGTCAGGGGGATCTCGCTGTTCCTCGTCCCGAAGATCCTTCCCGACGGCCGCCGCAACGACGTCGCGCTCGCCGGGGTCAACCACAAGATGGGCTACCGGGGCACGGTCAACACGCTGCTCGCCTTCGGGGAGTCCGGCGGCGCCGTCGGGCACCTCGTCGGCGCGGAGGGCCAGGGCCTGGCCGCCATGTTCCTGATGATGAACGAGGCCCGGGTCGGCGTCGGGGCCGGTGCCGCCGCCCTCGCCTGCACCGGCTACCTCAAGTCCCTCGACTACGCCCGGAGCCGGCCGCAGGGCCGTCCGGCGGGGGAGAAGGACCCGTCGTCGCCGATGGTGCCGATCGTCCGGCACGCCGACGTGCGCCGGATGCTCCTGGCGCAGAAGTCCTACGCCGAGGGCGCCCTCGCGCTGGTCCTCTACTGCGGCCTGCTCGTCGACGAGGAACGGACCGGCCCCGACCCGGAGGAGGCCCACCTGCTGCTGGAGACGCTGACCCCGATCGCGAAGAGCTGGCCGTCGCAGTGGGGGCTCGAGGCCAACGCGCTGGCGATCCAGGTGCAGGGTGGTTACGGCTACAGCCGCGAGTACGACGTCGAGCAGCACTACCGCGACAACCGGCTCAACGCGATCCACGAGGGCACCCACGGGATCCAGGCGGCGGACCTGCTGGGCCGCAAGGTCGTGATGGCCGGTGGGGCCGGGTTCGCCGCGCTCCGGGCCCGGATCGCCGACACGATCGGCCGGGCCGGGGCCGACCCCGCGACGTCGGCGATGTCGGAGCAGATGCAGGGCGCCCTCGACCGCCTCGTCGAGGTGACGGCGATCCTGCACGCCCACCCCGACGCCGAGGAACGCCTCGCCAACGCGAGCGTGTACCTCGAGGCGGCGGGGCACGTCGTCGTCGCGTGGCTGTGGCTGGACCAGGTCCTCGCCGCAGCCGGCCGCGACGACGACCTCGCCCGGGGCAAGCGGGCCGCGGCGCGGTACTTCTTCCGGTTCGAGCTGCCCCGGGTCATGCCGCAGCTCGACCTGCTGGCGTCGCTGGACCGCACCACGCTGGACACCGACCCGGCCTGGCTCTGA
- a CDS encoding alpha/beta hydrolase, translating into MLHDDRPRPGVVRPFDLVAPGFAEPVEVRALPGCRSYPDVTVATIPGWRPLTVDVHVPDDGDGPFPVVVYAHGGAFIAGVPRMGPWGTLPSHGIAVVSLAYRLSGEARYPEPVEDVITALRWVRAHGRRYGLDPARVAGWGSSAGAYLVGRAAFTDGASIGHAVPELAGAAATMDAVVLHYPAVDFPALLGQPADPDRLAMWWTTACNFFGVTREGDLSPLEHGSLPAAAARATRVPPLLLAHGTADEVVPHSQSELLHDAVRLAGGRSELTLVEGAGHGADVFGSPAVVEPAISFLRQVWEDAAR; encoded by the coding sequence GTGCTCCACGACGACCGGCCCCGCCCGGGGGTCGTCCGCCCGTTCGACCTGGTCGCGCCCGGGTTCGCCGAGCCGGTGGAGGTCCGTGCCCTCCCCGGCTGCCGGTCCTATCCGGACGTCACGGTCGCGACGATCCCGGGGTGGCGGCCGCTGACCGTCGACGTGCACGTGCCCGACGACGGGGACGGCCCCTTCCCCGTCGTGGTCTACGCGCACGGCGGCGCCTTCATCGCCGGCGTGCCCCGCATGGGGCCGTGGGGGACGCTGCCGTCGCACGGGATCGCGGTCGTGTCGCTGGCCTACCGGCTGTCCGGCGAGGCCCGGTACCCCGAACCCGTCGAGGACGTGATCACGGCGCTGCGCTGGGTCCGCGCGCACGGCCGGCGGTACGGGCTCGACCCGGCACGCGTCGCCGGCTGGGGCAGCTCCGCGGGCGCCTACCTGGTGGGCCGGGCCGCGTTCACCGACGGTGCGTCGATCGGTCACGCCGTTCCGGAGCTCGCCGGTGCCGCGGCGACGATGGATGCGGTGGTCCTGCACTACCCTGCGGTGGACTTCCCGGCGCTGCTGGGACAGCCCGCCGATCCCGACCGGCTCGCCATGTGGTGGACGACGGCCTGCAACTTCTTCGGGGTGACCCGTGAGGGCGACCTGTCACCGCTGGAGCACGGGTCGCTGCCGGCGGCCGCCGCACGGGCCACCCGGGTCCCACCGCTGCTGCTCGCCCACGGCACCGCCGACGAGGTCGTGCCGCACAGCCAGAGCGAGCTGCTGCACGACGCCGTACGCCTGGCCGGCGGGCGGAGCGAGCTGACCCTGGTGGAGGGCGCCGGGCACGGGGCGGACGTCTTCGGCTCACCGGCGGTCGTCGAGCCGGCGATCTCGTTCCTCCGTCAGGTCTGGGAGGACGCGGCGCGCTGA
- a CDS encoding TetR/AcrR family transcriptional regulator, producing MTDPVKAMPAAQDPWAAWPNATQRRIAASALDSFAERGFHGTSLRHIAQGSGLSTAALYVHFASKEEVLFALARHGHALALALVREAAADPDPGRALDVLVRAFTGWHAEHRTLARVVQYELGALDGDHRAEVLDLRRQTERTVRDLVGRGAAAGVLSVPDERAATAAILSLGIDVARWYEPGGRWTPDELGAHYAELAAGLLGMRDPCRRDDG from the coding sequence GTGACGGATCCGGTCAAGGCGATGCCCGCGGCACAGGACCCCTGGGCCGCGTGGCCGAATGCGACGCAACGCCGCATCGCGGCCTCGGCGCTGGACTCGTTCGCCGAGCGCGGCTTCCACGGCACCAGCCTCCGGCACATCGCCCAGGGCTCCGGGCTGAGCACCGCGGCCCTCTACGTCCACTTCGCCTCCAAGGAGGAGGTCCTCTTCGCCCTCGCCCGGCACGGGCACGCACTGGCGCTCGCGCTGGTTCGGGAGGCGGCCGCGGACCCGGATCCCGGGCGGGCACTCGACGTCCTGGTGCGTGCCTTCACCGGGTGGCACGCCGAACACCGCACGCTCGCGCGGGTGGTCCAGTACGAGCTGGGGGCACTCGACGGGGACCATCGCGCCGAGGTGCTCGACCTGCGCCGGCAGACCGAGCGGACCGTCCGCGACCTGGTCGGGCGCGGGGCGGCCGCGGGCGTCCTGTCGGTTCCCGACGAGCGGGCCGCGACCGCCGCGATCCTCTCGCTGGGCATCGACGTCGCCCGCTGGTACGAGCCGGGCGGGCGCTGGACCCCCGACGAGCTCGGCGCCCACTACGCGGAGCTGGCGGCCGGGCTGCTCGGCATGCGCGACCCGTGTCGCCGGGACGACGGGTGA
- a CDS encoding PEP-utilizing enzyme has translation MSGPAGASPPDSVTARAPARPVPATSASAREGTTLWRSDLLSDWARFPLTPLARTMGPIATADAAWSELADTTTGRPAVVVRDGQAWLDADVAGPRRAGRPVTDGLRSLHTEVDAVRERLPRIGRSAQRSGPTANRCRDLLVETVALSAPAVRALAHAEYRLLAAGSPAPQVDESLVGGRSCRLLDALWEVSRVVARSSDGALLLSRGLPGLGGRLGTDHPGPAREVFRAVRSLLDHHGHLGAAPWDLGVPSWRSDPSGILALIDRLRTVPDDHPPPVVRRPSTPPAAAGELGGWATLRADAMDMVSRIVAVQRTIVRQAGRALQEDGLLFDAAHVAMLDGDELVGCVPEDVSLRTYDHNALDLWLPPREIVGPVPAAVRWIHARDVPRLGPGEVVHGSGTGGRVRGRATVLRSPAGASRVRPGDVVVVASGGAEWLPAVLLVGAVVVDAGMSCSPLAALCRMSAVPCVIATETATVRIRDGDDLVVDGALGTVTRRRG, from the coding sequence GTGTCCGGACCTGCCGGGGCGTCCCCGCCCGACTCCGTGACGGCCCGCGCGCCGGCGCGCCCGGTACCCGCCACCTCCGCGTCCGCTCGCGAGGGCACGACCCTCTGGCGCTCGGATCTGCTGTCGGACTGGGCCCGCTTCCCCCTGACACCGCTGGCCCGGACGATGGGGCCGATCGCCACGGCCGACGCCGCCTGGTCCGAGCTGGCGGACACGACCACCGGTCGCCCGGCGGTCGTCGTCCGGGACGGTCAGGCATGGCTCGACGCCGACGTCGCCGGACCGCGGCGGGCGGGCCGGCCGGTCACGGACGGGCTCCGCAGCCTGCACACCGAGGTGGACGCCGTGCGCGAGCGGCTACCCCGGATCGGACGGTCCGCCCAGCGGTCCGGTCCCACCGCGAACCGGTGCCGCGACCTCCTCGTCGAAACCGTCGCGCTGTCGGCGCCGGCGGTCCGTGCACTCGCGCACGCCGAGTACCGGCTGCTCGCAGCCGGCTCACCGGCGCCTCAGGTCGACGAGTCGCTGGTGGGCGGCCGCTCGTGCCGGCTGCTCGACGCGCTCTGGGAGGTCAGCCGGGTCGTCGCCCGCAGCTCCGACGGCGCGCTCCTGCTGAGCCGCGGGTTGCCGGGCCTCGGCGGCCGGCTCGGCACCGACCACCCGGGACCCGCCCGCGAGGTGTTCCGCGCCGTCCGGTCCCTGCTCGACCACCACGGGCATCTCGGCGCTGCACCCTGGGACCTCGGCGTGCCGAGCTGGCGGAGCGACCCGTCCGGGATCCTGGCCCTGATCGACCGGCTCCGGACGGTCCCGGACGACCACCCGCCTCCCGTCGTCCGGCGGCCGAGCACGCCCCCCGCCGCGGCGGGGGAGCTCGGCGGCTGGGCCACGCTCCGAGCCGATGCCATGGACATGGTCTCCCGCATCGTCGCCGTGCAACGGACCATCGTGCGGCAGGCCGGGCGGGCCCTGCAGGAGGACGGCCTGCTGTTCGACGCGGCGCACGTCGCCATGCTCGACGGCGACGAGCTCGTCGGCTGCGTGCCGGAGGACGTCTCCCTCCGGACCTACGACCACAACGCGCTGGACCTGTGGCTCCCGCCGCGGGAGATCGTCGGGCCGGTGCCGGCGGCCGTGCGGTGGATCCACGCGCGGGACGTCCCCCGCCTCGGGCCGGGCGAGGTCGTGCACGGCAGCGGGACCGGCGGCCGTGTCCGGGGCCGGGCGACCGTGCTCCGATCACCGGCCGGGGCGTCGCGCGTCCGTCCCGGTGACGTCGTCGTCGTCGCGAGCGGCGGGGCGGAGTGGCTCCCCGCGGTCCTGCTCGTCGGGGCGGTCGTGGTCGATGCCGGTATGTCCTGCTCGCCGCTCGCGGCCCTCTGCCGGATGTCCGCCGTCCCGTGCGTCATCGCCACGGAGACCGCGACCGTCCGGATCCGGGACGGCGACGACCTCGTCGTCGACGGTGCGCTCGGGACGGTGACCCGCCGGCGGGGCTGA
- a CDS encoding gamma-glutamyltransferase family protein, whose amino-acid sequence MTAMQARPDLVGSFGMAASTHWLASATAQSVLERGGNSVDAATAAGFVLHVVEPHLNGPGGDLVGLVKPAGGEPSVVCGQGPAPAAASIGHLRAEGLDAVPGAGALAAAVPGAVDAWLLMLARFGTWPLGDVLDYAIGYAERGVPLLPTTAAVIGAVSDLFRDRWPSSARLWLPDGRVPVAGEVLANPTYAATLRRIRDEAVHGAGSGADRARVIEHARRVWGGGFVANAVEKFVATTAHRHSSGSSHHGVLTGADMAGFRAHLEEPVGVTFRGHRVYKAGPWSQGPALLQALSVLDGVGDARLDPDTAEGVHLVAETLKLALADRDAWYGHATPRHELATLLSPEYAAARRAQVAEVASHEFRPGHLPGARRPWLPPLRRAGSEASGASVTTGEPTVRDDGETRGDTCHVDVVDRWGAVVSVTPSGGWLQSSPAIPELGFCLGTRLQMTWLDAASPAALGPGRRPRTTLSPTLVRHGYRWTALGTPGGDQQEQWQLGFLLRTVVGGSSPQHAVEAPAVHTTGYVSSFWPRAWEPGGLSVEDRLGDTVVDELVARGHVVTRAGDWALGRLSAAWHDRRSGLVGAAANPRGAQGYAVGR is encoded by the coding sequence ATGACCGCGATGCAGGCACGTCCGGACCTCGTCGGCTCGTTCGGGATGGCGGCGTCGACCCACTGGCTGGCCTCGGCGACGGCGCAGTCGGTGCTCGAGCGGGGCGGCAACTCGGTCGACGCGGCCACCGCCGCGGGGTTCGTGCTGCACGTCGTCGAACCCCATCTCAACGGGCCCGGTGGCGATCTCGTCGGCCTGGTGAAGCCGGCCGGGGGCGAGCCGAGCGTCGTCTGCGGCCAGGGCCCCGCCCCGGCGGCGGCGAGCATCGGGCACCTGCGTGCCGAGGGGCTCGACGCGGTGCCGGGAGCCGGGGCGCTGGCCGCCGCCGTCCCGGGTGCCGTGGACGCGTGGCTGCTGATGCTGGCCCGGTTCGGTACCTGGCCGCTGGGCGACGTCCTCGACTACGCGATCGGCTACGCGGAGCGCGGCGTCCCCCTGCTCCCGACGACGGCGGCGGTGATCGGCGCCGTGAGCGACCTGTTCCGGGACCGGTGGCCGTCGTCGGCCCGGCTCTGGCTCCCCGACGGCCGCGTGCCCGTCGCGGGTGAGGTGCTGGCCAACCCCACCTACGCGGCGACCCTGCGCCGGATCCGGGACGAGGCGGTCCACGGTGCGGGCTCCGGCGCGGACCGGGCCCGGGTGATCGAGCACGCCCGCCGGGTCTGGGGCGGGGGCTTCGTCGCGAACGCCGTGGAGAAGTTCGTCGCCACGACCGCGCACCGGCACTCGTCGGGGTCGTCGCACCACGGCGTGCTCACCGGTGCCGACATGGCGGGCTTCCGCGCGCACCTCGAGGAGCCGGTGGGCGTGACGTTCCGGGGACACCGGGTGTACAAGGCCGGGCCCTGGAGCCAGGGCCCGGCGCTCCTGCAGGCCCTGTCCGTCCTGGACGGCGTCGGCGACGCGCGGCTCGACCCGGACACCGCCGAGGGCGTCCACCTGGTCGCCGAGACGCTCAAGCTGGCGCTGGCAGACCGGGACGCCTGGTACGGCCACGCGACGCCGCGCCACGAGCTGGCGACGCTGCTCTCGCCGGAGTACGCCGCGGCACGGCGCGCGCAGGTCGCGGAGGTGGCCTCGCACGAGTTCCGCCCGGGGCACCTGCCCGGCGCCCGCCGGCCGTGGCTCCCACCGCTGCGGCGAGCGGGCTCCGAGGCGTCCGGTGCGTCGGTGACCACGGGCGAACCGACGGTCCGCGACGACGGCGAGACCCGCGGGGACACCTGCCACGTCGACGTCGTCGACCGGTGGGGCGCGGTCGTCTCGGTCACCCCGTCGGGCGGCTGGCTGCAGTCGAGTCCGGCGATCCCGGAACTGGGGTTCTGTCTCGGCACCCGGCTCCAGATGACCTGGCTCGACGCGGCCAGCCCGGCGGCACTGGGTCCGGGCCGGAGACCCCGGACGACGTTGTCGCCGACCCTGGTCCGGCACGGCTACCGGTGGACCGCCCTCGGGACCCCCGGCGGCGACCAGCAGGAGCAGTGGCAGCTCGGCTTCCTGCTCCGCACGGTCGTCGGTGGGTCGAGCCCGCAGCACGCCGTCGAGGCACCCGCGGTCCACACCACCGGCTACGTCTCCAGCTTCTGGCCGCGGGCCTGGGAACCCGGCGGCCTGAGCGTCGAGGACCGTCTCGGCGACACCGTCGTCGACGAGCTGGTGGCGCGCGGCCACGTGGTGACCCGGGCCGGCGACTGGGCGCTCGGCCGGCTCTCCGCGGCCTGGCACGACCGCCGCTCGGGCCTGGTCGGTGCGGCCGCGAACCCGCGAGGGGCGCAGGGCTACGCCGTCGGCCGATGA
- a CDS encoding GntR family transcriptional regulator — translation MESDLLTDDGLSLSDRVAEALQSRIIAGTIPVGTWIRHSAVAEEFEISRTPVREALRILAERDVVTIVPNRGARVNGQSPGDIRLIGEVRSELEGMAAQWAADRIDDRLSARLRTAWDRFREIVDGTVDGDVAQEWAAANGEFHSVILEAAGNKYLSLTVAELRRRLPHNISFGAYAGNSRLLARNLAEHDAIAEAVLDGDGARARELMTAHIRVSVDAVAAWLDRSGGHAG, via the coding sequence GTGGAGTCCGACCTGCTCACCGACGACGGGCTCTCGCTCAGCGACCGGGTCGCGGAGGCGCTGCAGAGCCGGATCATCGCCGGCACGATCCCGGTCGGCACGTGGATCCGGCACAGCGCGGTGGCCGAGGAGTTCGAGATCAGCCGGACACCGGTCCGGGAGGCCCTGCGCATCCTGGCGGAGCGCGACGTCGTCACGATCGTGCCGAACCGCGGGGCCCGGGTGAACGGCCAGTCCCCGGGCGACATCCGCCTGATCGGCGAGGTCCGCTCCGAGCTCGAGGGGATGGCCGCGCAGTGGGCGGCGGACCGCATCGACGACCGGCTCTCGGCCCGGTTGCGGACGGCGTGGGACAGGTTCCGCGAGATCGTCGACGGGACGGTCGACGGGGACGTCGCGCAGGAGTGGGCGGCGGCGAACGGGGAGTTCCACTCGGTGATCCTCGAGGCGGCCGGCAACAAGTACCTGTCGCTGACCGTCGCGGAGCTCAGGCGCCGGCTGCCGCACAACATCTCGTTCGGAGCCTATGCGGGGAACTCCCGCCTGCTGGCCCGCAACCTCGCCGAGCACGACGCGATCGCCGAGGCGGTCCTCGACGGCGACGGGGCCCGGGCCCGGGAGCTCATGACCGCGCACATCCGGGTGTCCGTCGACGCGGTCGCCGCCTGGCTGGACCGCTCGGGCGGCCACGCCGGGTGA
- a CDS encoding NAD(P)/FAD-dependent oxidoreductase, whose translation MSTATVVGAGPNGLVAAAVLARAGVEVTVLEAAAEIGGGTRTVEGIVPGLLIDHCSAVHPMAVGSTVLRELGLERHGLRWRLPEIDCVHPLDGGDAGVLHRSVEDTADGLGPDGRVWRALLAGPSRGYDTLAEDVLGPLLRVPAHPLRLTRFGAPTVLPAEVLGRAFRTERGRALFMGTAAHAFRPLNRPLSSAIGMGILTAGHRHGWGVAEGGSRAITDALAASLGESGVTIETRTPVSSADELPPTDITIWDVGPDRLPALLGDRLPPRIARAYRRFRYGPAAFKVDYAVQGGIPWTRPEARLAGTVHAVGSAGENVHVEREVHAGRMPGRPFVLVGQQYLADPTRSAGDVHPVYAYAHVPYGYTGDATEAITAQIERFAPGFRDRVVGTLRTGPREFAGNPNFAGGNILTGAKDVRQLVFGPRTTLQPYDTGAPGHYLCSASTPPGPGAHGMCGAHAAARALTRLGR comes from the coding sequence ATGAGCACCGCGACCGTCGTCGGGGCCGGGCCGAACGGCCTCGTGGCGGCCGCCGTCCTGGCCCGGGCCGGGGTCGAGGTGACCGTGCTGGAGGCCGCCGCCGAGATCGGGGGCGGCACCCGCACGGTCGAGGGCATCGTGCCGGGCCTGCTGATCGACCACTGCTCGGCCGTGCACCCCATGGCGGTCGGTTCGACGGTGCTGCGCGAGCTCGGCCTGGAGCGGCACGGGCTCCGATGGCGCCTGCCCGAGATCGACTGCGTCCACCCGCTCGACGGCGGCGACGCCGGTGTCCTCCACCGGTCGGTGGAGGACACCGCGGACGGGCTCGGGCCCGACGGACGGGTGTGGCGGGCGCTGCTGGCCGGCCCGTCGCGCGGCTACGACACGCTGGCCGAGGACGTGCTGGGTCCGCTGCTGCGGGTGCCGGCGCACCCGCTGAGGCTGACCCGGTTCGGGGCCCCGACGGTGCTCCCGGCCGAGGTCCTCGGCCGGGCGTTCCGTACCGAGCGGGGCCGGGCGCTGTTCATGGGTACTGCGGCGCACGCGTTCCGGCCGTTGAACCGGCCCCTGTCGAGCGCGATCGGGATGGGGATCCTGACGGCCGGGCACCGGCACGGCTGGGGGGTCGCCGAGGGTGGCTCCCGGGCGATCACCGACGCCCTCGCCGCGTCGCTGGGCGAGAGCGGCGTGACGATCGAGACCCGGACCCCGGTGAGCTCGGCCGACGAGCTGCCGCCCACCGACATCACGATCTGGGACGTCGGTCCCGACCGGCTCCCCGCGCTGCTCGGCGACCGGCTCCCGCCACGCATCGCCCGCGCCTACCGGCGCTTCCGGTACGGGCCGGCCGCGTTCAAGGTCGACTACGCGGTCCAGGGCGGCATCCCCTGGACGCGCCCGGAGGCGCGCCTGGCCGGCACCGTGCACGCCGTCGGCTCCGCCGGGGAGAACGTGCACGTCGAACGCGAGGTGCACGCCGGCCGGATGCCCGGGCGACCGTTCGTCCTGGTCGGACAGCAGTACCTCGCGGACCCGACCCGCTCCGCGGGCGACGTGCATCCCGTCTACGCCTACGCCCACGTCCCGTACGGCTACACCGGCGACGCCACCGAGGCGATCACCGCGCAGATCGAGCGGTTCGCGCCCGGGTTCCGGGACCGCGTCGTCGGGACCCTGCGCACCGGGCCACGGGAGTTCGCCGGGAACCCGAACTTCGCCGGGGGCAACATCCTCACCGGCGCCAAGGACGTCCGGCAGCTGGTGTTCGGGCCGCGGACGACGCTGCAGCCCTACGACACCGGGGCACCCGGTCACTACCTCTGCTCGGCGTCGACGCCGCCCGGACCGGGCGCGCACGGGATGTGCGGGGCACACGCCGCCGCGCGGGCGCTGACGCGGCTGGGGCGGTGA
- a CDS encoding SDR family oxidoreductase, translating into MEQKQGRYGTPGEIAEAALFFASDRSAFCNGSGLVLDGGLHASLL; encoded by the coding sequence ATCGAGCAGAAGCAGGGGCGCTACGGCACGCCCGGTGAGATCGCCGAGGCGGCGCTGTTCTTCGCCTCCGACCGCTCCGCCTTCTGCAACGGCAGCGGCCTCGTCCTGGACGGCGGCCTCCACGCCTCCCTCCTCTGA